In 'Nostoc azollae' 0708, the following are encoded in one genomic region:
- the fraC gene encoding filament integrity protein FraC codes for MPEELSLPRILPIGAMLFETLFLLVAISIEGYVLHRWLKFDKKTSIFYALAINVFSSVFGWNIFFLVEPRLDVKLKSELISYIFFNNFKNPGTQSTIIFLASLIFLGTFLIKFLLLKVLIITLSEIGEKEKIETSQQQKLYRIEKMQLQNTNLITTTLIANSMSYTAITLILLIRNLSIGLN; via the coding sequence ATGCCTGAAGAATTGTCACTTCCCAGAATTTTGCCCATCGGTGCAATGTTGTTTGAAACTTTATTTTTACTAGTTGCCATTTCCATAGAAGGGTATGTTTTGCATAGATGGCTAAAATTTGACAAAAAAACCAGTATTTTTTATGCCCTAGCCATAAACGTTTTTTCTAGCGTCTTTGGATGGAATATATTTTTTCTAGTTGAGCCAAGATTAGACGTTAAATTAAAATCAGAATTAATAAGCTATATATTTTTTAATAACTTTAAGAATCCTGGAACACAGAGTACCATAATTTTTCTGGCTTCTTTAATCTTCCTTGGTACTTTTTTGATCAAGTTTTTATTACTCAAAGTTCTAATTATTACCTTAAGTGAAATTGGGGAAAAAGAAAAAATTGAAACCTCTCAACAACAAAAATTATACAGAATTGAAAAAATGCAATTGCAAAATACTAACCTAATTACTACTACATTAATAGCAAATTCTATGAGCTATACAGCCATAACTTTAATTTTACTAATTCGCAATTTATCTATAGGACTAAACTAA
- a CDS encoding chorismate lyase, which translates to MTTIVTPTNNLILPTDWHRLNPIWQGGEEDIQKGLPHTQLAPAWQLLLLGDGSPTRHLQLLTCEPIEVDVIDMSLIGMNSDNAPSLIQAVRGPRLRRQVWLRTPSGQRLGYATSWWEASHVDEFLQNRSLPIWASLARIRTELYRDIKGIYCGYSAPLESGFDEVGPFWGRHYLFWHHGHPLTLIYEVFSPYLTKYLGQQEGCKL; encoded by the coding sequence TTGACTACTATTGTTACGCCCACAAATAACTTAATACTGCCAACCGATTGGCATCGCCTAAATCCTATTTGGCAAGGTGGAGAAGAGGATATTCAAAAAGGTTTGCCTCACACTCAGTTAGCACCAGCATGGCAATTGCTGCTTTTGGGTGATGGTTCTCCAACCAGACACTTACAATTACTCACTTGTGAGCCAATAGAAGTGGATGTGATTGATATGTCTTTGATTGGCATGAATTCGGATAATGCTCCTAGTTTAATTCAAGCTGTTCGAGGGCCCAGACTGCGCCGACAGGTATGGCTGCGTACTCCCTCTGGTCAGCGTTTGGGTTATGCTACTTCCTGGTGGGAGGCTAGTCATGTTGATGAGTTTTTGCAAAACCGTTCTTTACCGATTTGGGCGAGTTTAGCTCGTATCCGTACAGAGTTGTATCGAGATATCAAAGGAATTTACTGTGGTTACTCAGCCCCGCTGGAGTCAGGCTTTGATGAAGTTGGTCCTTTTTGGGGTCGCCATTATTTGTTTTGGCATCATGGACACCCTCTAACTTTGATTTATGAGGTTTTTTCACCTTATTTAACTAAATATTTGGGTCAACAAGAAGGGTGTAAGCTCTAG
- a CDS encoding cob(I)yrinic acid a,c-diamide adenosyltransferase, giving the protein MTRNGIGIRTAQVRSERLTGQIHVYDGIGKGKSQAALGVVLRSIGLGINTPSDSNRVLLLRFLKGPERDYDEDGAIAALQRGFPHLIDQVRTGRAEFFGHDEITPFDRTEAARGWDVAKGAIASGLYSVVVLDEINPVLDLGLLAVNEVVQTLKSKPQELEIIATGRGAPQQLLDIADLHSEMKPQHHPTAEALFLEGIEIYTGLGKGKSTSALGKALQAIGRGINHPGSTRVLIMQWLKGGSGYTEDAAIAALQKSYPEVVDHQRCGRDAIVWRNSRQELDYVEAERGWEIAKTAIASGIYKTIILDELNPTVDLELLPVDPIVQALLRKPRDTEVIITGRCQNQPAYFDLASIHSEVYCHKHYANQGVELKRGVDF; this is encoded by the coding sequence ATGACAAGAAATGGGATCGGTATTCGCACAGCGCAAGTGCGTTCTGAACGGCTCACTGGTCAAATTCACGTCTATGATGGCATTGGGAAAGGTAAGTCCCAAGCGGCTTTAGGGGTAGTTCTGCGCTCGATTGGTTTGGGAATAAATACACCAAGTGATTCTAATCGCGTCTTATTGTTGAGGTTTTTGAAGGGGCCAGAACGTGATTATGATGAAGATGGGGCGATCGCCGCTTTACAGCGTGGTTTTCCTCATTTGATTGATCAGGTTCGCACGGGGAGGGCGGAGTTTTTTGGACATGATGAGATTACTCCTTTTGATAGAACAGAAGCTGCGCGGGGTTGGGATGTGGCCAAGGGTGCGATCGCATCTGGGTTGTATTCAGTTGTGGTTTTAGACGAAATTAACCCGGTTCTAGATTTGGGTTTACTCGCTGTGAATGAGGTGGTACAAACTTTAAAATCTAAACCCCAGGAATTGGAAATCATTGCGACTGGACGGGGTGCACCCCAACAGCTACTAGATATTGCCGATTTACATTCGGAAATGAAACCTCAGCACCATCCCACGGCTGAAGCACTTTTCCTGGAAGGAATTGAAATTTATACTGGGTTAGGTAAGGGTAAATCTACTAGTGCTTTGGGTAAGGCCTTACAGGCTATTGGCAGAGGGATAAATCACCCTGGGTCTACGCGTGTATTAATTATGCAGTGGCTGAAGGGTGGCAGTGGTTATACGGAAGATGCGGCGATCGCAGCTTTGCAAAAGTCTTATCCTGAAGTGGTAGATCATCAACGTTGTGGACGGGATGCCATTGTTTGGCGGAATTCTCGGCAAGAATTAGACTATGTGGAAGCAGAGAGAGGTTGGGAAATTGCCAAAACTGCGATCGCATCTGGAATCTATAAAACCATCATTCTCGATGAACTTAACCCTACTGTTGATTTAGAACTACTTCCTGTTGACCCGATTGTTCAAGCTTTGCTGCGTAAACCCCGCGATACAGAAGTTATTATTACCGGTCGTTGTCAAAATCAACCTGCATATTTTGACTTAGCCAGCATTCATTCGGAGGTTTATTGTCATAAGCACTATGCTAATCAAGGGGTGGAATTAAAGCGAGGGGTAGATTTTTAA
- the ccsB gene encoding c-type cytochrome biogenesis protein CcsB: MNLIVLQNWLDNASFAVLFCTMLVYWVGAAFPSLSVTTALGTGGMAIANLCIAALLGARWIEAGYFPLSNLYESLFFLTWGITAVHLIAENTSRSRLVGVVTAPVAMGIAAFATLTLPSTMQVSEPLVPALKSNWLMMHVSVMMLSYSALMVGSLLGIAFLIVTRGQNIQLQGSSVGTGSYRRNGYKLLKAGELVTQPSTPSPENNGFSRLESSNNGHGTAVLDLVTVAETQNIASSERLSPQRLSLAETLDNISYRIIGLGFPLLTIGIIAGGVWANEAWGSYWSWDPKETWALITWLVFAAYLHSRITRGWQGRKPAILAAGGFVVVWICYLGVNILGKGLHSYGWFF; the protein is encoded by the coding sequence ATGAATCTGATTGTACTCCAGAACTGGTTAGATAATGCCTCCTTTGCTGTCTTATTCTGCACTATGCTGGTTTATTGGGTGGGGGCGGCTTTTCCGAGTTTATCGGTGACTACGGCTTTGGGGACGGGTGGAATGGCGATCGCAAATTTGTGTATTGCGGCTCTACTAGGCGCAAGATGGATTGAAGCAGGTTATTTTCCCCTCAGCAATCTCTATGAGTCTCTATTTTTCCTGACTTGGGGAATTACGGCTGTCCATCTAATTGCAGAAAATACCAGTCGTAGTCGCTTGGTGGGAGTTGTCACTGCTCCTGTAGCAATGGGAATTGCAGCTTTTGCTACTTTGACACTACCATCAACAATGCAAGTCTCGGAACCTTTAGTTCCGGCTTTAAAGTCGAATTGGTTAATGATGCATGTCAGCGTGATGATGCTGAGTTATTCGGCTTTGATGGTAGGCTCTTTGTTAGGGATCGCATTTTTAATTGTTACTCGCGGGCAAAATATCCAATTACAGGGTAGTTCCGTAGGCACAGGTAGCTATCGCAGGAATGGTTACAAATTACTCAAAGCTGGAGAGTTAGTTACTCAACCCTCAACACCCTCACCGGAAAATAATGGGTTCTCTCGCTTGGAAAGCAGTAACAACGGTCATGGTACTGCTGTTTTAGATTTAGTAACTGTTGCAGAAACGCAAAACATCGCCTCAAGTGAAAGGCTTTCACCCCAACGCCTCAGCCTAGCTGAAACCTTAGATAATATCAGTTATCGCATTATCGGTTTGGGATTTCCCCTACTGACCATTGGTATTATTGCAGGTGGTGTTTGGGCTAATGAAGCATGGGGTTCTTATTGGAGTTGGGACCCAAAGGAAACTTGGGCTTTAATCACTTGGTTAGTTTTTGCAGCCTATTTGCACTCCAGAATAACTCGTGGTTGGCAAGGTAGAAAACCAGCAATTTTAGCTGCGGGTGGTTTTGTTGTAGTTTGGATTTGTTATTTGGGTGTAAATATTTTAGGTAAGGGTTTACATTCTTACGGTTGGTTTTTCTAA
- a CDS encoding DUF3352 domain-containing protein, producing the protein MTLPIVSEKKKKKRSLVLTLSAAALLIGVGSFAHWFFTQGRPFSRSLPVGANIIPQDALFAVSLTTDTKQWQKLREFGTPETQKELDKNLVQLRDRWLTNNGYNFEKDIQPWVGDEVTIAVLPPPVVKPVLKPVATEANIPYEQSMVMVLPIKNPAIAKKMLAQSQTLKQGKSTELTYRGIAIKQTEGKAGEKLSATLINQQLLVITDNAKATEKTIDAYKNQTSVATLVGFAENFSKTSSYQPFAQFYINVPLAAKIAATAPNRRLPVQVLAQLQNNQGLAGTLNLESEGVRLKGISWLSPNSQRVLAVENKAGSMQNRLPSETLMMLSGSNLKRLWADYVSTSGGNPLAPIKPEELRRGVKSLTNLDLDQDLLSWMKGEFSVSVIPNTSRDGSPDNFRAGLVFMVKVSDGKAGVRQSAETALQNLDDVLKNQYQFKVESATVGGKPVVNWISPFGTLTATHGWLDDNVVFFGFGAPISDKIVPKPNNTLANTLRFQQTVPKELNPAKGQFFLDMERTVKSFPLNLESPGQQALLSAIQTIGITTAVNDNRSQEYDIFVELKKGK; encoded by the coding sequence ATGACGCTACCTATTGTGTCTGAGAAGAAAAAAAAGAAGCGGTCTTTAGTACTGACATTATCAGCTGCGGCGTTATTGATTGGTGTAGGCAGTTTTGCTCATTGGTTTTTTACCCAAGGACGACCGTTTTCTAGAAGTTTGCCAGTGGGTGCAAATATTATTCCTCAAGATGCCTTGTTTGCAGTTTCTTTAACAACAGATACTAAACAATGGCAAAAGTTGAGGGAATTTGGGACACCAGAAACTCAAAAGGAACTGGATAAAAATTTGGTGCAACTGCGTGATCGCTGGTTAACCAATAATGGCTACAATTTCGAGAAGGATATTCAACCTTGGGTGGGGGATGAGGTCACCATTGCTGTTTTGCCTCCCCCAGTAGTCAAGCCAGTGCTGAAACCAGTAGCTACTGAGGCTAATATTCCTTATGAACAGTCAATGGTGATGGTGCTGCCAATCAAAAACCCAGCAATTGCTAAAAAGATGTTGGCACAATCTCAAACCCTTAAACAAGGTAAATCGACTGAGCTTACTTATCGGGGAATCGCAATTAAGCAAACTGAAGGAAAAGCTGGAGAAAAGCTGTCAGCAACATTAATAAATCAGCAATTGCTTGTAATTACAGATAATGCTAAAGCCACAGAAAAAACAATTGATGCTTATAAAAATCAAACATCTGTAGCAACATTAGTAGGCTTTGCAGAAAATTTCTCAAAAACCTCTAGTTATCAACCGTTTGCTCAATTTTATATAAATGTACCCTTGGCTGCAAAAATAGCGGCGACAGCCCCTAATCGACGTTTACCTGTTCAGGTTCTTGCCCAACTTCAGAATAACCAAGGTTTAGCGGGAACTCTGAACTTAGAATCTGAAGGAGTGCGTTTAAAGGGTATTTCTTGGTTAAGCCCTAATAGTCAAAGAGTTTTGGCGGTAGAAAATAAAGCTGGAAGTATGCAAAATCGCCTCCCCAGCGAAACCTTAATGATGTTGTCTGGTAGTAACTTAAAGCGGTTGTGGGCAGACTATGTTTCTACTTCTGGGGGAAATCCGTTGGCACCAATCAAACCCGAAGAACTGCGACGGGGTGTAAAATCTTTAACAAATTTGGATTTAGATCAAGATTTACTGAGTTGGATGAAGGGGGAATTTTCAGTTTCGGTAATTCCTAATACTTCACGAGATGGTTCACCGGATAACTTTCGGGCTGGTTTAGTATTTATGGTTAAGGTAAGTGATGGTAAAGCTGGGGTACGGCAATCGGCTGAAACTGCTTTACAAAATCTTGATGATGTGCTGAAAAATCAATACCAGTTTAAAGTTGAATCAGCTACTGTTGGGGGTAAACCCGTTGTTAACTGGATTTCACCTTTTGGGACTTTAACGGCTACTCATGGTTGGTTAGATGACAATGTGGTTTTTTTCGGCTTCGGCGCTCCCATCAGCGATAAAATTGTTCCTAAACCCAACAATACTCTAGCCAACACTCTACGTTTTCAACAAACCGTTCCCAAGGAATTAAATCCAGCCAAGGGTCAATTTTTCTTGGATATGGAACGGACTGTTAAAAGTTTTCCTCTCAATCTTGAATCTCCTGGTCAACAAGCATTACTTTCTGCTATACAAACTATAGGTATAACAACTGCTGTCAACGATAATCGTAGTCAGGAATATGACATTTTTGTGGAACTGAAAAAAGGTAAATAG